Proteins encoded together in one Halomarina salina window:
- a CDS encoding M24 family metallopeptidase, with translation MSRRARLDTFLDANDLAAVWFARPNSFAWLTGGDNVVDRSGDTGVAAAGYDGDRLRVVTDDIEAPRLRDEEVGDDVAVESFEWHASSLAEEVADRTSEPFAADFDVAGAESVDASALRQPLSQGDIEDYRSLGRDAAEAVESVCREVTPGTTEREAAVALRAELGERDCETPVALVGGAERAQRYRHLTPTDAELGDYAIASVTTERGGLHASVTRTVAFDPPEWFDERYDAARRVEASALAATRRVGSADESVGSDGGGRTAGDVFDAIREAYAEVGFEDEWRQHHQGGAAGFAGREWIATPDHDATVELPMAYAWNPTVQGTKSEGTHLVTTDGVETLTLGAGHWPTSEVESVDGSLAVSRPDPLRR, from the coding sequence ATGTCACGCCGCGCCCGTCTCGACACGTTCCTCGACGCGAACGACCTCGCCGCCGTCTGGTTCGCCCGCCCGAACAGTTTCGCGTGGCTCACCGGCGGCGACAACGTCGTCGACCGCTCGGGCGATACGGGCGTCGCCGCCGCGGGCTACGACGGCGACCGTCTCCGCGTCGTCACGGACGACATCGAAGCGCCGCGCCTCCGCGACGAGGAGGTCGGCGACGACGTCGCCGTCGAGTCGTTCGAGTGGCACGCCTCGTCGCTCGCCGAGGAGGTGGCCGACCGGACTTCGGAGCCGTTCGCCGCGGACTTCGACGTAGCCGGGGCCGAGTCCGTCGACGCGAGTGCGCTCCGTCAGCCGCTCTCCCAGGGAGATATCGAGGACTACCGCTCGCTCGGGCGCGACGCGGCCGAGGCCGTCGAGTCCGTCTGTCGGGAGGTGACGCCGGGGACGACCGAACGCGAGGCGGCCGTCGCGCTCCGGGCCGAACTCGGCGAACGCGACTGCGAGACACCCGTGGCGCTCGTCGGGGGGGCAGAGCGCGCCCAGCGGTATCGGCACCTCACGCCGACCGACGCCGAACTCGGCGACTACGCCATCGCGTCGGTGACGACCGAGCGCGGCGGGTTGCACGCCAGCGTCACCCGGACCGTCGCGTTCGACCCGCCGGAGTGGTTCGACGAGCGCTACGACGCGGCGCGGCGGGTCGAGGCGTCGGCGCTCGCGGCGACCAGGCGCGTCGGGAGTGCGGACGAGAGCGTCGGGAGTGACGGTGGTGGCAGGACCGCTGGCGACGTGTTCGACGCCATCCGGGAGGCGTACGCCGAGGTGGGCTTCGAGGACGAGTGGCGACAGCACCACCAGGGCGGCGCGGCGGGGTTCGCGGGTCGCGAGTGGATAGCGACGCCCGACCACGACGCGACGGTCGAACTGCCGATGGCCTACGCCTGGAATCCGACCGTGCAGGGGACGAAGAGCGAGGGAACGCACCTCGTGACGACGGACGGCGTCGAGACGCTGACGCTCGGAGCGGGCCACTGGCCGACGAGCGAGGTGGAGAGCGTCGACGGGTCGCTCGCCGTCTCCAGACCAGACCCACTCCGACGCTGA
- the kdgK1 gene encoding bifunctional 2-dehydro-3-deoxygluconokinase/2-dehydro-3-deoxygalactonokinase, which translates to MTGDTFDVVTFGETMIRHSVAPGERLETAHETEMRAAGAESNVAVTVSRLGGSAAWLSKLPDSALARHVEASLRTHGVTPVVARSDEGRVGVYYLEPAGEPRGTNVVYDRAGAAIRTATPEDLATDHVESARAFHVSGITPALSETLADTTRTLLDRAVAADTHTVFDLNYRGKLWTHDEARETCEPLLDAVDTFVVAERDASAVLDYDGEASTVAADLAAAHDCETVVVTRGAEGAVAVHDGDVIDQGAFPADTFDPIGTGDAFVGGYLARWLDGASVEEALEYGAATAALKRTVGGDVATVTPEEVDRVVASDTSDITR; encoded by the coding sequence ATGACCGGCGACACCTTCGACGTGGTCACGTTCGGCGAGACGATGATCCGCCACTCCGTCGCGCCCGGCGAGCGCCTGGAGACCGCTCACGAGACCGAGATGCGGGCGGCGGGCGCGGAGAGCAACGTCGCGGTCACGGTCAGCCGACTCGGCGGGTCGGCGGCGTGGCTGTCGAAGCTCCCCGACTCGGCGCTCGCCCGCCACGTCGAGGCGTCGCTGCGAACCCACGGCGTCACGCCCGTCGTCGCCCGAAGCGACGAGGGACGCGTCGGCGTCTACTACCTCGAACCCGCTGGCGAACCGCGCGGGACGAACGTCGTCTACGACCGGGCGGGCGCAGCCATCCGCACCGCGACGCCGGAGGACCTGGCGACCGACCACGTCGAGTCGGCGCGGGCGTTCCACGTCAGCGGCATCACGCCCGCGCTCTCCGAGACGCTGGCCGACACGACCCGGACGCTCCTCGACCGGGCCGTCGCCGCCGACACGCACACCGTGTTCGACCTCAACTACCGCGGAAAGCTCTGGACCCACGACGAGGCCCGCGAGACCTGCGAACCGCTGCTCGACGCGGTCGACACGTTCGTCGTCGCCGAACGAGACGCGAGTGCAGTCCTCGACTACGACGGCGAGGCCTCCACCGTCGCGGCCGACCTCGCGGCCGCACACGACTGCGAGACCGTCGTCGTCACCCGCGGTGCTGAGGGAGCCGTCGCCGTCCACGACGGTGACGTCATCGACCAGGGTGCGTTCCCCGCGGACACGTTCGACCCCATCGGGACTGGCGACGCGTTCGTCGGCGGCTACCTCGCCCGGTGGCTCGACGGCGCGAGCGTCGAGGAGGCGCTGGAGTACGGCGCGGCGACTGCGGCGCTGAAGCGCACTGTCGGCGGCGACGTCGCGACGGTCACGCCCGAGGAGGTCGACCGCGTCGTCGCGAGCGACACGAGCGACATCACACGCTGA
- a CDS encoding bifunctional 4-hydroxy-2-oxoglutarate aldolase/2-dehydro-3-deoxy-phosphogluconate aldolase: MTPDAGSSLQAPSLARIEETGLVAVVRGADPDGVVRVVDALVEGGVRAVELTADSDGAMEMLRDVASTLDDDVSLGVGTVLDAATARSALLAGAEFVVTPSLDTEVVTVANRYGAPVAPGVFTPTEAVRAYEAGADVVKLFPAATGGPGHLSALRGPLGHIPFVPTGGVTLDNVDAFIEAGAVGVGVGGSLVDSDAVAAGDYGAITDRARAFRSAIDEARAGSN, translated from the coding sequence ATGACACCCGACGCTGGCAGTTCGCTCCAGGCACCGTCGCTCGCCCGCATCGAAGAGACTGGTCTCGTCGCCGTCGTCCGCGGGGCGGACCCCGACGGGGTCGTCCGAGTCGTCGACGCACTGGTCGAAGGCGGCGTCCGGGCGGTCGAACTCACCGCCGACTCCGACGGCGCGATGGAGATGCTCCGTGACGTCGCCTCGACGCTCGACGACGACGTCTCGCTGGGCGTCGGGACCGTCCTCGACGCGGCGACCGCACGCAGCGCCCTCCTCGCGGGGGCGGAGTTCGTCGTCACGCCGAGTCTCGACACCGAGGTCGTGACGGTCGCCAACCGCTACGGCGCGCCCGTCGCCCCGGGCGTGTTCACCCCGACCGAGGCCGTCCGGGCGTACGAGGCCGGCGCTGACGTGGTGAAACTGTTCCCCGCCGCGACCGGCGGTCCGGGCCACCTCAGCGCTCTCCGCGGGCCGCTCGGTCACATCCCGTTCGTCCCGACGGGCGGGGTCACGCTGGACAACGTCGACGCGTTCATCGAGGCCGGTGCCGTCGGCGTCGGCGTCGGCGGGTCGCTCGTGGACAGCGACGCCGTCGCGGCGGGCGACTACGGTGCCATCACCGACCGCGCCCGCGCCTTCCGCTCGGCCATCGACGAGGCGCGCGCCGGGTCGAACTGA
- a CDS encoding FAS1-like dehydratase domain-containing protein, giving the protein MGGPPGGWVTGRSLADLESTVGETRRTVEGFVVEAGKVEEFARAVGDDDPLYRSSDVAVERGFPAIPAPLTFPRVSSFPRYRTDRFDLGFDPKFVLHGEQRYEYDRPLLVGDDLHGDTTLTDVYQRDGRRGGTMTFAEFATEYRTGDGEHVLTERATAIETEGAAAEGDASDDTVETDDDPDETTERQFSGHPTDGDGFANPSPPSGTDGGATADDLVGLPVHAGLGGEPTVPEPSAPGSLAAGDVGPEVRVGPFARQHFVRYAGASGDFNPVHYDEPYATGAGHPSVFGQGMLTAGVAAQAVADSVGLGRVRSFGVRFQSRVWPGDTVTARATVAEGVDADGRDATADGLVLDVAVDTDDGETVLTGTATVAHDS; this is encoded by the coding sequence GTGGGCGGACCGCCGGGGGGCTGGGTGACCGGTCGCTCGCTCGCCGACCTCGAATCGACGGTCGGGGAGACGAGACGCACCGTCGAAGGTTTCGTCGTCGAGGCGGGGAAGGTCGAGGAGTTCGCTCGCGCGGTCGGCGACGACGACCCGCTCTACCGCTCGTCGGACGTCGCCGTGGAACGGGGCTTCCCGGCGATTCCAGCCCCGCTCACGTTCCCGCGGGTGAGTTCCTTCCCGCGCTACCGTACCGACCGGTTCGACCTGGGGTTCGACCCGAAGTTCGTCCTCCACGGCGAGCAGCGCTACGAGTACGACCGACCGCTGCTCGTCGGCGACGACCTCCACGGCGACACCACGCTGACCGACGTCTACCAGCGCGACGGGCGGCGCGGCGGGACGATGACGTTCGCGGAGTTCGCCACCGAGTACCGGACGGGAGACGGCGAGCACGTCCTGACGGAGCGCGCGACGGCCATCGAGACGGAGGGCGCAGCAGCCGAGGGTGACGCGTCCGACGACACCGTCGAGACCGACGACGACCCCGACGAGACCACCGAGCGCCAGTTCAGCGGCCATCCAACGGACGGGGACGGGTTCGCGAACCCCAGTCCGCCGTCGGGAACGGACGGCGGGGCGACCGCCGACGACCTGGTGGGCCTCCCGGTACACGCCGGACTGGGGGGTGAGCCGACCGTCCCCGAGCCGAGTGCGCCCGGTTCGCTCGCGGCGGGGGACGTCGGTCCCGAGGTGCGCGTCGGTCCGTTCGCGCGCCAGCACTTCGTCCGCTACGCGGGGGCCAGCGGCGACTTCAACCCCGTCCACTACGACGAACCGTACGCGACCGGTGCGGGCCACCCCAGCGTGTTCGGCCAGGGGATGCTGACGGCGGGTGTGGCCGCGCAGGCCGTCGCCGACTCCGTGGGACTCGGTCGGGTCCGGTCGTTCGGCGTCCGCTTCCAGTCTCGGGTCTGGCCGGGGGACACCGTCACCGCGCGGGCGACCGTAGCGGAGGGCGTCGACGCGGACGGTAGAGACGCCACCGCCGACGGACTGGTGCTCGACGTGGCGGTCGATACCGACGACGGCGAGACGGTGCTGACGGGGACGGCGACCGTCGCGCACGACTCGTGA
- a CDS encoding cupin domain-containing protein, with protein MERVTVDDVASDAAEAGVDRHRLAERLGATGLALTRYRVAPGESLPAGLHAHADQEEVFYVLDGTVAFETLPAVSDENDASDGNGASDGNDASDDDAEEDGHVVEAGGAIRFAPGEFQSGRNAGTSPLDVLAVGAPRDSIDLRFPTTCPDCGRGEMRLVTDDGGPQFVCPACETTRTPTACPDCGGDDLRFRRGEEVRTVVRCSDCETAFETPPVEGEW; from the coding sequence ATGGAGCGAGTCACGGTCGACGACGTAGCTTCGGACGCCGCGGAAGCGGGTGTCGACCGCCACCGACTGGCCGAACGCCTCGGGGCGACCGGACTCGCACTCACCCGCTACCGCGTCGCCCCCGGCGAGTCACTCCCCGCGGGCCTGCACGCCCACGCCGACCAGGAGGAGGTGTTCTACGTGCTCGACGGGACGGTCGCCTTCGAGACGCTCCCGGCGGTGTCCGACGAGAACGACGCATCCGACGGGAACGGCGCTTCTGACGGGAACGACGCTTCCGACGACGACGCAGAGGAGGACGGTCACGTCGTCGAGGCGGGCGGGGCGATTCGCTTCGCGCCCGGCGAGTTCCAGTCCGGACGGAACGCTGGAACGTCGCCTCTCGACGTCCTCGCGGTGGGCGCGCCGCGTGACAGCATCGACCTGCGGTTCCCCACGACGTGTCCCGACTGTGGTCGTGGCGAGATGCGACTGGTGACCGACGACGGAGGGCCACAGTTCGTCTGTCCAGCCTGTGAGACGACGCGGACGCCCACGGCGTGCCCCGACTGCGGCGGCGACGACCTGCGGTTCCGGCGCGGCGAAGAGGTACGCACCGTCGTTCGCTGTTCGGACTGTGAGACCGCCTTCGAGACGCCGCCGGTCGAGGGCGAGTGGTAG
- a CDS encoding nucleoside phosphorylase produces MPFPNHPGKHLGEAFVTPDAHNEYHRRQTEDAEAVDPPAAVVLCYSRRLMAYLTETYDGAHVDHYYGDLYVFDENDGRVGVLGGFGIGAPTTAMLMDELVADGVETFLSVGMAGSLDETIELGEFVVCDRAIRDEGTSHHYVESARFAHASESLTEATERLLTDRAASYHVGPSWTIDAIYRETVAEVERYAEEGVLTVEMEAAAVFAVAEARSVEVGSMFVVSDYLGTGDWEPKFHEVESDLQRLGDTATDLLASYVG; encoded by the coding sequence ATGCCCTTCCCCAACCACCCCGGCAAACACCTCGGAGAGGCGTTCGTCACGCCGGACGCCCACAACGAGTACCACCGACGGCAGACCGAGGACGCCGAGGCGGTCGACCCACCGGCGGCCGTCGTCCTCTGTTACAGTCGGCGACTGATGGCGTACCTCACCGAGACGTACGACGGCGCACACGTCGACCACTACTACGGCGACCTCTACGTGTTCGACGAGAACGACGGCCGCGTCGGCGTCCTCGGAGGGTTCGGCATCGGTGCGCCGACGACGGCCATGCTGATGGACGAACTCGTCGCCGACGGCGTCGAGACGTTCCTCTCCGTCGGTATGGCGGGCAGCCTCGACGAAACCATCGAGCTGGGCGAGTTCGTGGTCTGCGACCGGGCCATCCGGGACGAGGGCACCTCCCACCACTACGTCGAGTCGGCGCGGTTCGCACACGCCAGCGAGTCGCTCACCGAGGCGACCGAACGCCTGCTGACCGACCGCGCCGCGTCGTACCACGTCGGCCCCTCGTGGACCATCGACGCCATCTACCGCGAGACGGTCGCGGAGGTCGAGCGCTACGCCGAGGAGGGCGTCCTGACCGTGGAGATGGAGGCGGCGGCGGTGTTCGCTGTCGCCGAGGCACGGAGCGTCGAGGTGGGGTCGATGTTCGTCGTCAGCGACTACCTCGGGACCGGGGACTGGGAGCCGAAGTTCCACGAGGTGGAGTCCGACCTGCAGCGACTCGGCGACACCGCGACGGACCTGCTCGCGTCCTACGTCGGCTGA
- a CDS encoding DUF7344 domain-containing protein: MSTHSTTSPFADEPNLQTEETLGRLFADPRRRTLLRVLASCEGRVELDRLTERVVDAEGSADHDDPSDQFDRTLVSLYHCHLPVLADADLVTIDDDDGVFVTPDPAALDQLL; encoded by the coding sequence ATGTCAACTCATAGCACGACTTCCCCGTTCGCGGACGAACCGAACCTGCAGACAGAAGAGACGCTGGGGCGGTTGTTCGCCGACCCGCGCCGCCGCACGCTCCTCCGCGTCCTCGCGTCGTGCGAGGGGCGCGTCGAACTGGACCGGCTGACCGAGCGCGTCGTCGACGCGGAGGGTAGTGCCGACCACGACGACCCGTCGGACCAGTTCGACCGGACGCTCGTCTCGCTGTACCACTGTCACCTCCCCGTGCTGGCGGACGCCGACCTCGTCACCATCGACGACGACGACGGTGTGTTCGTCACCCCGGACCCGGCCGCACTCGACCAGCTACTCTGA
- a CDS encoding transcription initiation factor IIB — MEYPTRQREREPESEAEEQAEGTEGERVCDECESGQLVKSDDGRELVCDECGLIVEETNIDPGPEWRAFNHSERQNKSRVGAPTTQTMHDKGLTTQIDWKNKDAYGRSLSSEKRSQMHRLRKWQERIRTKDAGERNLQFALSEIDRMASALGVPKSVREVASVIYRRALSEDLIRGRSIEGVATSALYAACRKEGIPRSLEEISEVSRVERKEIGRTYRYISQELSLEMEPVDPKKYVPRFCSELQLSEEVQSKANEIINVTTEKGLLSGKSPTGYAAAAIYAASLLCNEKKTQREVAGVAQVTEVTIRNRYQEQIEAMGI, encoded by the coding sequence ATGGAATATCCCACTCGTCAGCGCGAGCGTGAGCCCGAATCGGAGGCCGAGGAGCAGGCTGAGGGCACCGAAGGGGAGCGGGTGTGCGACGAGTGTGAGTCCGGTCAACTCGTCAAGTCCGACGACGGCCGCGAACTCGTCTGCGACGAGTGCGGTCTCATCGTCGAGGAGACGAACATCGACCCCGGTCCGGAGTGGCGGGCGTTCAACCACTCGGAGCGTCAGAACAAGTCGCGCGTGGGTGCGCCCACGACGCAGACGATGCACGACAAGGGACTCACCACCCAGATCGACTGGAAGAACAAGGACGCCTACGGTCGGTCGCTGTCCTCCGAGAAGCGCAGTCAGATGCACCGCCTGCGCAAGTGGCAGGAGCGCATCCGCACGAAGGACGCCGGCGAACGCAACCTCCAGTTCGCGCTCAGCGAGATCGACCGCATGGCCAGCGCACTCGGCGTCCCGAAGTCCGTCCGCGAGGTGGCGTCGGTCATCTACCGCCGCGCACTGAGCGAGGACCTCATCCGCGGGCGCTCCATCGAGGGCGTCGCCACCAGTGCGCTGTACGCCGCCTGTCGCAAGGAGGGCATCCCGCGCTCGCTCGAGGAGATCTCGGAGGTCTCGCGGGTCGAGCGCAAGGAGATCGGCCGCACCTATCGCTACATCTCCCAGGAACTCTCCCTGGAGATGGAGCCCGTCGACCCCAAGAAGTACGTCCCCCGATTCTGTTCTGAACTGCAACTCTCCGAGGAGGTCCAGTCGAAGGCCAACGAGATCATCAACGTCACCACCGAGAAGGGCCTGCTGTCGGGCAAGTCCCCGACGGGCTACGCCGCCGCCGCCATCTACGCCGCTTCCCTGCTCTGCAACGAGAAGAAGACCCAGCGCGAAGTGGCTGGCGTCGCGCAGGTGACCGAGGTCACCATCCGCAACCGCTACCAGGAGCAGATCGAAGCGATGGGGATCTGA
- a CDS encoding SDR family NAD(P)-dependent oxidoreductase produces the protein MHEPDYDVAGKTAIVTGASQGIGKAIAETLAASGANVAICSRAQERVDPVAEAIEEDAAGSALAVECNVRERAQVEAFVEATVEEFGGVDVLVNNAGGEFVAPFEDISPNGWNAILDLNLTGTVHCTQVAGEVMREDDGGHVVNLSSVNGQHAAPGESHYGAAKAAIIRLTETLAVEWADDGIRVNCVAPGLIQTPGVAETLGIDSEEMPPREQADRRIGHTEEIADVVQFLVSPAASFMTGETVTVKGVPKPGNSMSDGLGLE, from the coding sequence ATGCACGAACCGGACTACGACGTCGCCGGGAAGACGGCAATCGTGACGGGAGCGAGCCAGGGAATCGGGAAGGCAATCGCGGAGACGCTCGCGGCCAGCGGTGCGAACGTCGCCATCTGCTCGCGCGCGCAAGAGCGCGTCGACCCGGTGGCGGAGGCGATAGAGGAGGACGCCGCCGGGAGCGCCCTCGCCGTCGAGTGTAACGTTCGCGAGCGAGCGCAGGTCGAGGCGTTCGTCGAGGCGACGGTCGAGGAGTTCGGTGGCGTGGACGTGCTGGTCAACAACGCTGGCGGCGAGTTCGTCGCCCCGTTCGAGGACATCTCGCCGAACGGGTGGAACGCCATCCTCGACCTCAACCTCACGGGGACCGTCCACTGCACGCAGGTAGCGGGCGAGGTGATGCGCGAGGACGACGGCGGCCACGTCGTCAACCTCTCCAGCGTCAACGGCCAGCACGCTGCGCCCGGCGAGAGCCACTACGGCGCGGCGAAGGCGGCCATCATCCGACTCACCGAGACGCTCGCCGTCGAGTGGGCCGACGACGGTATCCGCGTCAACTGCGTCGCGCCGGGGCTCATCCAGACGCCCGGCGTCGCCGAGACGCTGGGTATCGACAGCGAGGAGATGCCCCCACGCGAGCAGGCCGACCGGCGTATCGGTCACACCGAGGAGATAGCCGACGTGGTCCAGTTCCTCGTCAGTCCCGCCGCCTCGTTCATGACGGGCGAGACGGTGACCGTGAAGGGCGTCCCGAAGCCGGGGAACTCGATGAGCGACGGACTCGGGCTGGAGTAG
- a CDS encoding DUF7344 domain-containing protein: MGIDVPESWDPDDLSADEALDLMSRPRRRNVVYALLEADDETLTRDELVNILAAGRREKAPDDVEDRVLRTIAESLDHNHLPKLDEVDVVDYDRESNHVELGSAAEDVAPLLRFVPEDE; the protein is encoded by the coding sequence ATGGGAATCGACGTACCGGAGTCGTGGGACCCGGACGATCTCTCGGCGGACGAGGCGCTCGACCTCATGTCCCGGCCTCGCCGCCGGAACGTCGTCTACGCACTGCTCGAAGCGGACGACGAGACGCTCACCCGTGACGAACTCGTGAACATCCTCGCGGCGGGTCGACGTGAGAAGGCTCCCGACGACGTCGAGGACCGCGTGTTGCGCACTATCGCCGAGTCCCTGGACCACAACCACCTCCCGAAACTGGACGAGGTGGACGTCGTCGACTACGACCGCGAGTCGAACCACGTCGAACTCGGGTCGGCCGCCGAGGACGTGGCGCCGCTCCTCCGGTTCGTCCCCGAGGACGAGTGA